The genomic DNA CGCCGACGTCCTCGGTCTCGGTCAGCGTGCCGGCGATGAAGATGCGGTTCGCGCGGGCGCCGGTCGGCAGCAGGACGTACACCGGGGCTCGCTCCTCGTCCGATTCCTTGAACGTGTGGGTCGCGTCGTTGAACTCGTCGGCGAACACGCGCCGGGCGACCTCTCTGGTGGGTGTTCCGCTCATGTCACATCGACCTCGCTCTGATGAGGACGTCTTCGGCATCCGTCGGCCCGGCGAGCTCCTCCATCTCGTCGACGAGGAGGTACCGGCCCATCGTGGGGCCGGCGACGCGGTAGTAGAGGCCGAGGGTCTTCTCGCGCATCTCCTCGGCGACGACGGTCGTGTCGAGCGCGTCCATCGCCATGTCCTGTGCTTCCTGGAGGCCGATGCCGGTCAGCTCCTCGGTGGCCTCCTTGTCGAAGATGACCTCGTGGACCTCGACGCCGTCGTCGAGGACCCCCTTGATGCGGAGGTCGAACTCGCCCTCGACCTCGCCGTGCTCGGAGCACCGTCCGTTCTGGAGGACGCGGGTGCAGCCCTCCTCGGGGCAGCGCTTGATGAGCCCGGACCCGCTCTGGATGTCCACCAGCGCGCCCGTCACCTCCTCGGTGTTGTCGCCGACCTCGATGTCCTCGTCGAGCTCCTCGACGGTGGTCGTCCGGTTGAGCTTCACCGAGTAGTCGCCCTGGTACTCGTCGGAGACCAGGTTACCGAGGCGGTAGACCGTCCCCTCCTCCAGCTCGGGGAGGTCGGAGTCGGCCCACTTGGTGAACTTGATGGTGCCCGTCTCGTCGCCGATCAGGCCGACCTGTCCGACGGCGTCGCTCCGGGGCTCCCAGAGGTCGACGACCTTGGCGGTGAGGGCGAGCCACATCTCGTCCTCGTCCACGTCCTCGACGTTCATCTCCTCGGAGCCGCCGCCCCCGCCGCTCCGGACGTCGTCGCGCTCGAGTCCCGCTTCGTCGAGGTAGTGACTGACGACGCTCCGGCGGGCCTCCTCGATGGGCACCCGGTACTCGTTGACGAGGTTGTCGAGTCGCTCCTCGACCTCCTCGACTGTCAGGTCCAAGTGTTCGGAGAACTGTTCGCGTACGTCTTCCGCGTGCTGGCGCACATCGCTCATTGTCGAATCCGTCTCCGCGTCGTTTTCTTCGGGAGACATGCGACGGGTTAGTGCGCTATGGTATAAAAACCTCGGTGTCCCCGGAGTGAAAGTGAAACTGAAGCCGTCGACCCGTCTCGCCCGGCTTCGCGGCTACCGGGCGTCGAGCGCGAGCGCCGCTCCCAGCCCCACGAGGAGCGACCCCGAGACCCACCGGAGACCGTCGGCGAGGCGGGGCCGGGCGCGGAACGCCGACCGGACCCCGCCCGAGAGCAGGCCGACGGTTCCGAGATAGGCCGCGGTCAGCGCGGCGTAGGTCCCGCCGAGCGCGAGCATCTCGGGGATGGGAGTGGCGCCCGAGGCGGCAGGTCCGCCGCCGGCGCCGACGAACTGCGGGAGGAACGCGAGGAAGAACAGCGCGACCTTCGGGTTGAGGACGTTGACCGTCACGCCCCGGAGGAAGCCGCGACGGAGGTCGGGGGCCGCCTCACCGCCCTCGGGCAGCCCATTTTCGTCGCTCACCAGGTCGAGGTCCTGGCCCCGCCACAGCGTCTTCGCGCCCAGATACACGAGGTAGGCCGCCCCGGCGTACTTGACCGCGGCGTAGGCCAGCGCCGAGGCCCGGAGGAGCGCCGCGAGGCCCAGCGTCGCCGCGGTGGTGTGGACCAGGATGCCCGTGCTGACCCCCAGCGCCGAGGCGAGGCCGCCGCGCTTGCCGGTCGAGACGCCCTGCGTGAGCACGAAGACGGTGTCCGGACCGGGCGTCAGGATGAGGGCCATCGCGGCCGTCACGAACAGGAGGTAGGCCTGGAGGTCGATGCTCGGGAGCATTCGCGTGGGTCGGCTATCGGGGATAGCGGAAATAAGCGTGGCGCTCGCTGCGAGCCGCGACGGACCGACCGCACGGTTCTTGGCGCCGGTCGCGCTATCACTTCCCGTGTTCCCCGGACCGGACGACCCCGAGGCCGACCGCGACCTCGAGAGTGGGCTCCGGGGCGTCTCGCCCGCGACGCTCCGGGCGTTCGTCCTCCTCGCGGTGTTGGTGCAGGCCGGACTGTTCGCCCTCGCGCTCGGGGGACTGCTCGTCGCGTTTCGCGGTCAGCGACTGCTCGGCGGCGCGCTGGCGGTCGGGGGAGCGCTCGCGCTCGCGTTCTCGGTGGTTCTCTACAGGCGACGTTGAGGCGGCCCCGCCCGACGAACAAGACCTAACTTCGCCGGACACGAACCTCTCTCCACATGGACGACCGCCTCGAAAGCTTCCTCCGCTCGAAGATCCGGTCGGCGGGGCGACAGTACGCCGACGCCAAGCGGGCCTACGCCAACGCCCGGAAGGCCGCCCTGGCCGACCTCCCGCAGGACGCCGAGGGGAAGGCGCGAATCGTCTGCCGCCGGTACGCCGAACGCCGGGCCGTCGAACTCGACGCCAGGGCACGGCCCGCCTGCTTCGACCCCGACCACCCCGACTGCGAGGGGTGCGTCCGCGACGTGCGCGACGGTCGGGTCGAGACGTGGTGACGATGCGGAACGCGGAGACGACGACCGTCGCGACCGACGGGGGACGCGACGACTCGCTCGACCGACCGGTGGTCGCGCTCGTGATGGCCGGCGGGACCGGCACCCGGCTCTACCCCGCCAGCAGGTCGGACCGCCCCAAGCAGTTCCTCTCGCTCGGAAACGGGGATGACGGCGCGGGTGCGGCCGATGACTCACTGCTCTCGCAGACGGTCTCTCGGGTCAGTTTCGCCGACGAGGTGTACGTCTCGACCGCCGAAGCCCACGCCGACCGCGTGCGCGAGGCGGTGCCCGAGGCGGGCGTCCTCGTGGAACCCGCCGCGAAGGACACCGGGCCGGCGCTGGTCTACGCCGCCCACCGCGTGCGCGAACAGGTCGGCGACTGCGTCCTGCTCTGCGTGCCGAGCGACCACCTGATCGCGGGCGACTTCGCGTCCGCGGTCCGGACCGCGGCCCGCGCTGCAGCCGAAACGAGGGGGCTTGTCGCGTTCGGCGTCGAACCGACTCGTCCCGCCACCGGCTACGGTTACATCGAACCCGACGAATCTGCCGGCGAGTGGGCCGAGATCGAGCAGTTCCGGGAGAAGCCCGACCGGGCGACCGCCGAGCGGTTCGTCGACCGAGGTTTCTACTGGAACGCCGGACTGTTCGCGTGGACGCCCCGAGCCCTGCTCCGGGCCGCCCGCGACTCGCCGCTCGGACCCCTGGTCGAGGCGCTCGAGGCCGGAGCGGCCGAACGGGGGTTCGCGGAGGTCGAGTCGGTCAGCGTCGACTACGCGATCATGGAGCGCACCGACGACGCCTACGTCGTGCCCGCCGACTTCGAGTGGGACGACGTGGGGTCGTGGGACGCGATCGAGCGCGTGGTCGAGACCGACGCGGACGGCAACGCGGTGCTCGGGGACGCGCTCGCCGTCGACGCCGCGGACAACGTCGTCGCGACCGACGGGGAGATCCACGTCAGCGTGGTCGGCGTCGACGACCTGGTCGTCGCGGCCTACGGCGACCGGGTGGTGGTCGTGCCGAAGGACGACGCCCAGCGCGTGCGCGAGGTCGTCGCGGAATTGCGCGAGCAGGGACGGTTCTGACGGCCGATTGAACTTTACGCTCGTTCGTCGTAGCGCCGGCGTATGGCCGACGCACCCGGCGTTCAGACCGTCGAGACCGAGGACGAGTTCATCCACGTCCGGTTCCGCGACCCCGACGACTTCGACACCATCCGGACGCCCGACTGGGCCGCGAAGGCCGCCCGCGACGTCTCGGAGGGCGCGGAGGTCCGGACCGGCAAGCGGAAGGACGGCGACGACTGGGAGGTCCAGAGCGTCCTCGTCAAGAAGAGCGTGGGCGAGGACAAGGCCCGCGAGCAGGCCGAGGAGATCGTCGAGAAGATTGAGTCGTGGTCGGCGTGTTGGCGGACCTCGGGGCAGTCCTGGACGGACGGTCGGGGTGCTCGTCCTGTCTCCGACCCGAAACTAAAAAATATCGCCTCTAATCGACAGAATCTTACTATTGATAGCTTCGTCCGAAATTTTATATATGGTCTTTGGAAACACCGCGGTGTTGATTTCCAATGGTTAACGAACTGGCGGCACTCGACCCCAAGGAGCTGATTCTCGTGCTCATCGCGCTGATGGGCGCGGTTCCGGTGGCGATACAGTACAGGGACCAGTCGCGGTGGTTCGCGCTCGGTTACGCGATGCTGGTGATCGGCGCGATAAGCACGAACCTCGAATCGTTCGTCCTCGGCGAGGTTCTGAACGGCGTCGAGCACGGCGTCGGCCTGATGGGGGCGGCGCTCGCATTCGCCGGAGCCGCGTACCTCCGACGGAAGAACGTCGTCCGCGACGACGAGGTGACCCCGACCGATGCCTAGCGTCACGCTGCTGTTCGACCTGATCGCGGTCGCCGGCTTCGGCGTGGCGGTCGGCTACGGGTTCCTGAACTACCGCGACGCCGACGTCGAGGCGAGCTTCTGGGTGAACTTCACGTTCGGGTCGGCGCTGGGACTGCTCTGGGCGACCGTCATCGCGCTGGAGGGGTTCGGGCTGAACGCCGCCATCCTCGACACCCTCAGCGTGTCGCTGATGACGGTCACGACCGGCGTGTTCGCCATCGGCTCGACCGGCGGCCTCGCCGTCGTCGAGGACATGAAGGGCGCGTTCGAGGACGCCGAGGCGTCGGCCCGCGAGGCCGAGGCGTCGCGCGAGCAGGCCGAGACCGCCAAGGAGGAGGCCGAGACCGCCAAAGAGGAGGCCCAACGCGAACGTCGCGAGGCCAAGCAGCTCAATGAGCACCTCGAGGAGAAGGCGGCGTCGATGAGCGCGACCATGGGTCGGGCCGCCGCGGGCGACCTCTCCCAGCGGATGGATCCCGAGAGCCGGAGCGAGGCGATGGAGCAGATTGCCGAGGAGTTCAACGCCATGATCACCGACCTCGAGCGCACGGTCGGCCGCATCAAGGAGTTCTCGGTCGAGGTCTCCAACGCCAGCGAGGAGGCCAGCGCGGGCGCCCGGGAGGTCGAGAGCGCGAGCGTGGAGGTCGCCGAGTCCGTCGAGGACATCTCGGCGGGCGCGACGGAGCAGTCCGAGCACGTCGACGAGGTCACGAGCGAGATGAGCACGCTGTCGGCGACCATCGAGGAGGTCGCGGCCTCCGCCGACGAGGTCGCGAACCTCTCCGAAGGGGCCGCGGAGAAGGGCGCGACCGGTCGCGAACTCTCCGACGAGGCGATGGACGAGATGGACCGGATCGAGGAGACGACGGTCGAGACGGTCGAGACGGTCGAGCAGCTCGACGACGAGATGGCCCAGATCGGCGACATCGTCGACATGATCGACGACATCGCCGAGCAGACCAACGTGCTCGCCCTGAACGCCTCCATCGAGGCCGCCCGCGCGGGCGAGGCCGGCGAGGGATTCGCGGTGGTCGCCAACGAGGTCAAGGAACTGGCGGCGGAGACCCGCGACGCCACCCAGGAGATCGACGATCTCATCGAGCGGGTCCAGGATTCGACGTCGGCGACGGTCGAGGACATGCAGGAGATGCGCGAGCGGGTCGACGTCGGCATGGAGACCATCGACGAGGGGCTGGGAACGCTCGACGAGGTCGTCGAGGACGTCGAGGAGGCCAACACGGGCATCCAGGAGATCCACGAGGCCACCGAGGACCAGGCGACCTCGACCGAGGAGGTCGTCTCGATGGCGAGCGAGGTCGCCGACATCAGCGAACGGACCGCCTCCGAGGCCGAGTCGGTGTCGGCGGCGGCCGAGGAGCAGACCGCGTCACTGAGCCAGGTCACCGGCGAGATCGGGACCCTCTCGCAGAAGTCCGACGAGCTCGACGAACTGCTCGACCGGTTCGCGATGTCGACCGGCGCGTCCGACGCCTCGTCCGGTCCCGACGACGATCCGGCGCCGACGGCCGACGGGACCGACCGGCCGCTAGCGGCCGACGGCGGCGACGACTTCGAGTGGGCTGAGGAGGACCGATGAGCGCCACCGAGTCGGACGGGTCGACCCCGGCCGAGGAATCCCGGAGCTCCGCGGTGCCCGAGTTCGCGCTCGGCTCCCAGCGGTGCTGCATGCGCATCGAGCGCGTGGTCGAGATCGTCCGGACCGGGTCGGTCACCCCGACGGCGACCACGTCGCCTGGATCGAGCCCGACGACGAGCTCGCGGCCCGGGTAGCTGCGAATCCGGGGAGACGACCGGAGGAACACCTGTCTGCGTTGCGGCCGCCGGCGTCGGTCAGCTCCGGAGCCGTCCGCCGTCGACGGGCACCGCCGCGCCGTTGACGAAGCTCGCGCGCTCGCTGCAGAGGAACGCGACCGCGTCGCCGAACTCCTCCGGTCGGCCCACGCGGTCGAGCGGGATGTCCTCGGCCCACGCCGCCAGCCCCTCGTCGTAGGTGTCGTACTCGCCGCGCTCGACCGCGGCCTCCACGAGGTCCCGGATGCGGGGCGTCTCGTGGGCGCCGGGCAGCACCGCGTTGACCCGCACGTCCGGGGCGAACTCGCGGGCCTGGGTCTTCATCAGGCCGATGACCCCGCGCCGGACCGCGTTCGAGAGCACGAGGCCGTCGATGGCCTCCCGGACGCTGGTGGAGGTGACGTTGACCACGCTGCCGGCGTCGCTCTCGACCAGGTGCGGGTGGGCGACCTTCGTCAGCCGGACCACGCTCATCACCAGCAGGTCGTAGGCCTCGTACCAGTCGCGCTCGGACGTCTCGAGGAAGGGGCCGCTCGGCGGACCGCCGGCCGAGGTCACGACGTGGTCGAGCCCGCCGAACTCCTCGACGGTGGCGTCGACCAGCGCCTCGATCTCGTCGGGGTCGGTGATGTCGGTCGGGACCGCCACCACCTCGCCGTCGCCCGCGGCGTCGATCTCCTCCTTCGCGTCTTCGAGTTTCTCCTCGCCGCGGGCGCAGACGGCGACGTTCGCGCCCTCGGCGGCCAGAGCCTTCGCGGAGGCTCTGCCCAGTCCGCTCGAGCTCGCCGTCACGAGTGCCGCGTTACCGTCCAGTCCCAGGTCCATGCCCGGTGGTTCGGAGGCCGCGACAATAGGTCTCGGGGTGGCGGTCAGTCGTTCGGGGGAGCATCGTGGCGGCCGGCCGACGGATTACGCTTGCGGACTGGCCTCGCGGGACTTCCGGACCGTCACCTCGCCGTCGGTGGTCACGCCGATGAGCAGGTCCTCCTGGACATCCCGGCCCTCGACCGCGTCGCCGGCCTCGTCGCTCACCCGCTTCATCAGCTCCGGGGCTGCGTGGTTCACCTTCACCCGGGCCTCGTCGCAGGCGTCGTAGACCCGCGACGGCACGTCGTAGAGGTCGGTGCCGCCCTCGACCACGACCCGGACCGGCGCGCGGAGCGCCTCGGCGAACGCGACCGTCTCGCGGGCCTTCGCGACGTTCTCGCGGGCGCTGGCCTCGACGCTCGAGACGTTGGCCCGGGAGGTGCCGAGCGACTCGGCGATGGCTGCCTGGGCGACTCCGCGCTCGCGGAGCGCCAGCACCTCGGCCTGCCGCCGGGTCAGGACGCTGGCGTCGGCGTCGAACCCCGCGCGGTCGAGTAGCTCGTCGACGTCGTACTCCTCGCTCACGGTCGACCACCTCGTGGTCCGGACCGGCTCCGCGCGTGGCACTCGGTCATGGCCCTACGTACGCGCTCGGCAGGAAAAAACCCGCGACGACCGGCGCCGACTCGGCCGGCCGTCGCGTACCGGGTGTCCGTCGCGACGAACGCTGTTGGGACTGTCCATCCCGCCGCGACTGCTCGGTCGCCCCGACTCAGCTCCCCCAGAAGTTGTCGCGGCTCCCCAGCTGGGGTCGCGACGGGCCGTCGTCTCCGTCCGCGTCGTCGTCGCCGCCGTCTTCGGCGTCCGAGTCGCCCTCGTCGGTCTCGTCGCCGGCGTCCGAGTCGGCCGCGTCCTCCTCCTCCTCGCCATCCATCGGCAGGCGCTCGAGCTCCTCGCCCTGGGCGTGGTTGCCGTAGACGTTCGTAATCTTCACCTTCGCGCGGGCTTCGGGCAGGACGCCGTCGACCATCACGATGAACCCGTCGTCGGTCCGGCCGACGCCCGCGCCGCTCTCGTGGATGTCCTCGACGTCCACGACGACCTCCTCGCCCGGCTGGACCGGAGCGGTCTTGAGGTCCTTGATGGGCTGGCTGTAGTGCTGGCACCACTCGGCCCCGCCGCGGTCGCCGTAGTGCTGGCACCCCATCCCCTCGATGCGTTCCTGAAAACTCGGGCACTCTTCGGCGAGTGGACAGTCCGGCATGGCTGTGGGTACTTGCCGGGCTACCTAAACCTTTACGTACCGACCCAACGTTTTACCGCGGTCACGCCCCGAGCGGCGCTCCCTCGTAAAACGTTGATTAAAAGCCGTCGTCACCCCCTCATTCGCGCCTCCGGCGCTCGGTCGAGGGTTCCTCGGCCCGCTCGCTCACCGCGTTCGCTCGCCGTGAAACCGGTTGCAGACCCCCGCTACTCGCCGGCGACCAGGTACGTCTTGCCGCCCTTGCGCTCGAGGTAGACGTCGTTCACGTCGGCGAACCACTCGCCGACGTACTCGGTCACGCGGCCGGTCTCGACGTCGGAGACGTCGAGGATGGTCCGGTCGTCGGCGTCGGCGGTGCGTTCTCCGCGAGCGAACTCGGCTATCATACTCCGGACTTATCGCGGGAGTTATATCAAGGTGAGCCACCCGGAGTGAAAGTGAAACTGACCGACTGCTCCGCCGTGCGACCGGTTCCCGGTGGGTGCCGTGGCCCGCGACCGTCCCCGTCGTCCCGGCGACTCCGGCCGGCCGGCGTTCAGATGTACGTGGCGGCGACGTAGGTGAGTATCGCCAGCAGGACCAGCGGGATGACGTGGAGTCCGAGGACGATCACCGAGATGAACAGCGACGACGACGGCCACGGCGAGGCGAGCAGGAACATGAGAATGAAGAACGCGAGGATGAACAGCGGGATGATGTTCACCGAGATGTCCAGCAGCGTCTCGCGGTTGAACACGGGATGGGCCATGCACGGGAGGGACGGTCGCGAGCGGTTTAACGTCGTTGGCTGGCGGACCGGGGCTCACCCGTAGAGGAGCTGCTCGGCCTGCGTCCGGCGCCGGTCGAGGTCGAAGCCCGGTTCGACCTCCGGCTCCGCGTCGAGGCGGTCGAGCACCAGCAGTGGGTCGGTCCCGCCGCGCTCGACGCGCTCCAGCAGGGCCTCGAGTTCGCTCCGGTAGAGCGCCAGCGAGTCGAGCAGTCCGACCGCGAGCGCCATCGCCGCGCCGGTCTCCCCGTCCGGGAACGCGTCGCTGATGGCCGCGAAGTCGGATTCGTCGGAGCCATTCTCTGAGGGTTCGAGCGACAGACACCGGGTGCAGACCGCCGCGAACTCGCTCTCCTCGGGCAGGTGCTCGCGCAGGTCCGCTGGCACTCGGAAGGTCACTTGGTCGCCGCCGCACTCGGGACAGGACATATCCGGGGTTGGTCGGCGGCGGTGAAAAGCGTAGGTGGACGCGGTGGCGGTGCGGTCTCCGTAGTTCTACTGCCAGCGAACGAACGTGAGCGAGCAGGCCAAGCGACGACCGGAGTGAAACGGAGGGAGGAGCGCAGGCTTTTCATCAACGTTTTGCCAGTGAGGGAGGCCGAGAGCAACTTGCTCTCGGCCGACCGAGCGCAGCAAAAGGTTGTTAGTCGTCCGCGGCGACGGTCTCGGCTTCCTCGGCGGCCTCGGCCTGGGCGGCCTCGCGCTCCTCTTTCTCCTCCTCCTCCTTCTTGGCCTTGATCTTCTTGAGGCGGAAGATCTCCTCGCGCTCCTGCTCCTCGAGCTTCTGCTCGATGTACTCCTGGTTCTCCTTGAGCTCGGGCAGCAGCTTGAACTCCAGCGCGTTCACGCGGCGCTTGGTGGTCTCGATTTCGGTCAGCATCTTCTTCATCGCGGTCTCGACCTCCGCGGCGAGGATGATGCTCTCGAGCAGTTCCTCGTAGGCCTCGGCGGCCTCGTCGATGCGGGCGCTGGTGCCGAGCACGCCGTACCCGCGCTCGTCGAGGCCCTTCTTGACCTTGCTGGACTCGATCTGGGGCACGACGACGCCCATGATGTTCTTCGATTCGGTGGTGATCTCGGGGTGCTCCTCGAGGGCGGCCGCCGCCCCGCGGACCGCCACGTCGCCCTCCATCGCCCGGGCCATGTTTATCTTCTGCTGGGCGACCTCGTAGTTGTCCTCCAGCCCCGCCCGCACGTCCTGGGCCTGGTCGAGGATGTCCATGAACTCCATGATGAGGCCGTCGCGCTTCTGCTCCAGCGTGTCGTGGCCCCGCTCGGACAGCTCGATGCGGTCCTCGATCTGCATCAAGTTCTTCCGGGTGGGCTTGACGTCGTTGGCCATCTTGGCAGATGCTTGTGGCTCGAGCGGGTTAACCTTTTACAGTCTGCGTGTCCCGCGCAGGCGCCGGATACCCCCGGCCTGGCCGGTAATCCCGGATTTATGCGATCCGGTTGCAGCCCGAACGAATCGACGGCTGGCGCCGCCGCTTGTCGGTCGGAGTCGTCCGGGAGAAAGGCGATTCTCGCAGTCGTTCGTCGGCGGCGACCGAGACCGCACCTGCGACCGAAAATCGGCGTCCGAGACGGCGGTCAGTCCGCCGCGACTTCCTCGGCCGTCTCTTCCTCGGCGTCTTCGGGGTAGTACTTCTCGATGAGTTCCTCGTCGATGCGGTTGAGCTCCTCCTTGGGGAACATCCCGAGCAGGTCCCAGCCGATGTCGAGGGTGTCGTCGATGTCGCGGTTGGTGTTGAACCCCTGGTCGACGAACTCCTCCTCGAACCGGTCGGCGAAGTCGAGGTACTGGTTGTCGCGCTCCGAGAGGGCCTCGCGGCCGACGATGTTCACGAGGTCGCGCAGGTCCTCGCCCTCCGCGTACGCGGCGTACATCTGGTCGGAGACGTCGCCGTGGTCCTCGCGGGTCAGCCCCTCGCCGATACCGTCGTCCATCAGGCGCGAGAGGCTCGGCAGGACGTTGATCGGCGGGGTGACGCCCTGGGAGTTGAGGTCGCGGTCGATGTAGATCTGTCCCTCGGTGATGTACCCGGTCAGGTCCGGAATCGGGTGGGTGTCGTCGTCGCCGGGCATCGTGAGGATGGGGATCTGGGTGACCGACCCCTCGCGGCCCTCGATGCGGCCCGCACGCTCGTAGAGCTGAGCGAGGTCGGTGTACATGTACCCGGGGTACCCCCGGCGGCCCGGCACCTCTTCACGCGCGGCGCCGATCTCGCGCAGGGCCTCGCAGTAGTTGGTCATGTCCGTAAGGATGACCAGCACGTGGTAGCCCTTGTCGAACGCGAGGTACTCGGCGGTGGTGAGCGCGAGCCGCGGCGTGACCGTCCGCTCGACCGCGGGGTCGTCCGCGAGGTTCATGAAGACGACCGAGCGCTCGAGCGCGCCCGTCCGCTCGAAGTCTTCCATGAACTCGTTGGCCTCCTCGGCCGTGATGCCCATCGCGCCGAAGACCACCGCGAACTCCGAGCCCTCGCCGTCCTCGCTCGCTTCCTCCTCCTCGGGCACGGTCGCCTGTCGCGCGATCTGGAGCGCGAGCTCGCTGTGTGGCAGCCCGGACCCGGAGAAGATGGGGAGCTTCTGCCCCCGGACCAGCGTGTTCATGCCGTCGATGGCCGAGACGCCGGTCTGGATGAACTCCTCGGGGTACTCGCGGGCGGTCGGGTTGATGGCCGCGCCGACGATGTCGCGTCGGTCGTCCGGGACGATCTCCGGGCCGCCGTCGATGGGGTTGCCGGAACCGTCGAGGACGCGTCCGAGCAGGTCCTCGGTGACGGGCATCTTCATCGTCTCGCCCAGGAACCGGACCGAGCTCTTGGTGTCGATACCTTCGGTCCCCTCGAACACCTGAATCGAGACGAGCCCGTCGCTCGACTCGAGGACCTGTCCGCGCTTGGTGTCGCCGTTCGGCGTCTCGATCTCGACGATCTCGTCGTAGCCGATGGGCTCGTCGACCTCGGCGAACACCAGCGGACCGCTGATCTCCGTGATGGTTTGGTACTCTTTCATGGTTCTAGTAGAGCTCTCGAAGCTGCGATTTCATGTCGTCTTCGAGGTCGGCGACGAACTCGTCGGCCTCGTCGTCGGGCGTCGTCGCGATGCGGTTCAGGCGCGGCGCGGCGTCGATGGCGGTGATCTCCTCGACCGGGACGCCGGCGTCGAGCGCCTCGAACGCCTCGTCGTTGAACGTCCGGATCGCCCCGAGGATGAGGTAGGACTTCT from Halorussus rarus includes the following:
- a CDS encoding ATP synthase subunit B, with protein sequence MKEYQTITEISGPLVFAEVDEPIGYDEIVEIETPNGDTKRGQVLESSDGLVSIQVFEGTEGIDTKSSVRFLGETMKMPVTEDLLGRVLDGSGNPIDGGPEIVPDDRRDIVGAAINPTAREYPEEFIQTGVSAIDGMNTLVRGQKLPIFSGSGLPHSELALQIARQATVPEEEEASEDGEGSEFAVVFGAMGITAEEANEFMEDFERTGALERSVVFMNLADDPAVERTVTPRLALTTAEYLAFDKGYHVLVILTDMTNYCEALREIGAAREEVPGRRGYPGYMYTDLAQLYERAGRIEGREGSVTQIPILTMPGDDDTHPIPDLTGYITEGQIYIDRDLNSQGVTPPINVLPSLSRLMDDGIGEGLTREDHGDVSDQMYAAYAEGEDLRDLVNIVGREALSERDNQYLDFADRFEEEFVDQGFNTNRDIDDTLDIGWDLLGMFPKEELNRIDEELIEKYYPEDAEEETAEEVAAD